The Thunnus thynnus chromosome 19, fThuThy2.1, whole genome shotgun sequence genome contains the following window.
agtctccagtgtggatccttcagtccagcagacagcagcttctctcctgaggctcctggatgattgtagctcagatcaagctctctcagatgggaggggttggagctcagagctgaggccagagaagcacagccctcctctgtgatcagacatcctgacagcctgcagacacaaaacaacacaacttaACACCTCCAGTCACTACTTAACAATTCAAATGGTCCACAGCTGTAAGGCTCTTATTATGAAGTAGCTACAGTCTCCTGTAACCTTAGTAAACATGATGTTGGCAACTGCTAACTAGGGATATGtggagagcccagtatttgtatttgtatttgtatttgttgaggcagcaaaattatttgtatttgtatttgaataaaagtggaaagaggcttaaaaatcctgtttttgtttttattacgcttttaattttagaaaattcaagtgttacaataagtattcatgaataaactagtatggtttttcactttttctttctttcttcccaaaaacaaatactttttgaaatatctgtatgaaaaaaatttttgtaaaaaacccactatttgtgctttgccaaataatgtatttgtatttgggcacacccctactgcTAAGTCTTCACTGCATAAGAACAGGTCTAaataaaagaatagaaaaagtagaaacagccacagtgagctgaTTAGATGAAGGGCTGCAGGTGACAGACTGACTACAGTTTGTAAGAACATCAAACATCCAACATGTCACAGAGATAAATGACTCCGTCTCAGATGCTCACAGTCGAATACAGAACAGGAATCCCAACTAATGTGGTATATACGGTCTGAACGTTgtggaaataaaagtaaaaactaacAGTAAGGAAACATTTCTGACTCCCTCACTCAGTTTCAGTAACATCCAGAGTTTTAAGGTTGTTTGATACAAAACAAGAATTAAATGATGGATAACCACAGCTGGGGTGAACTGTCATACACCATGGCGAGTAAAAATTATGATCATCCCAGCACAGATACTGCTCTGAAATTACAAGAAATTATAACTGTTATCAAAAACTGTTCACTGGCTAACTGTATGTATTTTACTTTGGGCCAGTTACACAGTTCTTCATTCAGTTTATGAATCTTAAAACTCCTCTCTGGTATTTCAGGTTccaacagcagagacagaacaaaactaatgaaaatatgtttaaagaAAGTTATTCACAGGGTCTAAACACACAACTGGTCTGAAGATAATTTGAGTAGAGAAAATGTCCAGGTGTCTACTCatataaatcacagtttaaatgGTGATCAGTTGAACAGGTTGAtgaatcctgacctgagagttttcagtgtgcagtgtggactctccagtccagcagacagcagctctaattcctgcaggttgttgttactcatgtcaagctctctcagactagaggactgggagctgagaactgaggacagaacTTCAAGACTTCTCTTTGAGAGgttacagtcagtcagtctggaaAGTGAATAATGAACAACAAGACAAATAACATTTGTGCTAAAATAAGGCTAAACTTCGATGATATAACACTATCTTTGGTGTTCTGCTCTAAACCAGTCAGAGATGTGACagttaataatcaattaatcggaATAAACAGTAATTTGGTAACATAAATAACATGGTATCAAAACATGATGAGCCTCTTTATATATATCAAGGATGATATCTGTGTGCTGGACAGCACATGAACCTAAAGTTGagaaacatgtcagattttCTACACTGTGAAATTTAAAATCCTGATGAAGAGGAGATTCTGAAATACTGACATGAGAGAGGCAGTTTAAACTGTACGGTGTTTATGGTTTAAAGAAATATCTCAAACCAGTTGAGACAAACATGAGCttacctgagagtttccagtctgcagtgtggactctctagtccagcagacagcagttCTAATttctgcaggttgttgttactcatgtcaagctctctcagactagaggactgggagctgagaactgaggacagggctgcacagcttctctctgagaggttacagccaTTCAGTCTGTATAATACatttggaaaaaatatttaataaatcatcatcagaaaaaaatctgtctgaatatctttgcaataaatcaatcaataaatcaataaataactaTTTGTGcacttacagagctttgttggaggctttgaccactggcagcagcctcagaagaacctcctctgaagcagagtatttcttcaggtcaaacatgttcagatctttttctgatgacagtaaggTGAAGGcaagagctgaccactgagcaggagacagtttatctgtggagaCACTTCCTGAACTCAGATACCACTGGATATCCTCCACCAGAGAAtcatcattcagttcattcagacagtggaacagattgatgcttctctcaGCAGACAGATTCTCACTGATCTTTTTCTTGATGTACTtgactgtttcctgattggtctgtgagctacTTCCTCTCTGTGTCAGAAGACCTCgtaggagagtctgattggtctgcagtgaaagacccaggaggaagcggaggaacaagtccaggtgtccatttggactctttaaggcctcgtccacagcactctggtagaGATGTTTCTCTGCAGATTTGTCTTCTCTTGTTTCAGACTTCtgggatgttgtttgttctcctgccagcagattgactccagagttgatgaatgtcagatggacatgaagagcagccagaaactcctgaacactcagatggacgaagcagaacaccttgtcctggtacagccctctctcctctttaaagatctgtgtgaacactcctgagtacactgaggctgctctgatattgatgccacactctgtcaggtctgattcatagaagatcaggttgcctttctgcagctgctcaaaagccagttttcccagagactcaatcatcttcctgctctgtggactccagtgtggatctgtctcagctcctccatcatacttgaagttcttcagtttggactgaaccaccaggaagtggatgtacatctcagtcagggtcttgggcagctgtCTTCTCTTTatgcttttcaacacatcctccagaactgtagcagtgatccagcagaagactggcatgtggcacatgatgtggatgcttcttgatgtcttgatgtgggagatgatttTGCTGGCCTGCTtctcatctctgaatctcttcctgaagtactcctccttctgtgagtcagtgaaccctctgacctctgtcaccatgctGACACACTCAgaagggatctgattggctgctgcaggtcgtgtggttatccagaggcgagcagagggaagcagtttccccctgatgaggtttgtcagcagcacatccactgaggtggactctgtaacatcagtcaggatcttattgttgtggaagtccagaggaagtcgacactcatccagaccgtcaaagatgaacacaacctggaactcttcaaacctgcagattcctgcttctttggtttcagtaaagaagtgatgaacaagttccaccaagctgtactttttctctttcagaacattcagctctctgaaagtgaatggaaatgtgaactgtatgtcctggttggctttgtcttcagcccagtccagagtgaacttctgtgttaagactgttttcccaatgccagccactccctttgtcatcactgttctgattggttcatctattccaggtgaggctttaaagatgtcttcttgtctgattgttgtttctggtctgtctggtttcctggatgctgtttcaatctgtctgacctcatgttcatcattgacctctgcagtccctccctctgtgatgtagagctctgtgtagatctgattcagaagggttgggtttcctgctttagcaatcccctcaaacacacactggaacttcttcttcaggttagacttgagtttaCGTTGACACCTGCCAGCAGGAGTCCCTGAATGAACACACAAGAAATAAGATCAATGAATGAAGTATGAagcaaatatttcagtgtttcatttccCCAAAGACTTCAGAAGATCTTTAGTTAAAACCACCTTCAAACATTTCTCCATGGTGGGCTCCAGGGAGCTTGTTGATGCTATGAGCCAAATCAAATCATCCACATCTCCCCTTGAATCTCTTCCTGCAacctttttaaatctgttttttgccACCTAGCAGATGATATACTTACCATTGTTAACTGTTCACTCCAGACTGAATGTTTCTTCATTCATTAAAGACCTCTGTTATTAGACCTATTACAACACAAAAATCTTGACCCTGCTATTTTAAGCAACTATTGACCCATTTTAAACATTAGTAACATAATCGAGAAGGTTGTTTATCTTCTGGCTTCCAGCATCTttacagcactgaaacagctctcGTCAAGATTATTAATGACTCTTATCACTGATGCAAAACATCTTTTTGTGCTGGTTAAGCTTGATCTGAGCTCCGCTTTCAATACTGTCGACctcaacattttattaaaagacTCGAGAGCTAGGTTGGCCTGTCCGACACTCTACCACAATGGTTCAAATCTGTCACTGGACTGTCACAGTTTCTCTGGGTAAATTCAACTCTAACAGATTTGACATGTTGTATGGAGTCCACTTGGCTCTGTCATCAGAAAACACAAGATCAGTTATCatagttatgcagatgatacccaactGTACATCTCACTGTCTCTGGATAACATTAACCTATTAGATTTACTGATCAACTGCTGGAAAGATATTGATCTCTGAATGTCAAAAAGCTTACTGCAGCCGAACAGATACAAACATAAATCAGTGTTTGGTGTGAGAGCACAGAGGCAGCAGGTCCGCACCTACTTGGAGTCCAAGTCATTTACCATCACTGACCAAATCAACAACCTCAGAGTTATTATTGATGCTGATCTAAATCTTGACTCATACATTAGTAAAATCACCAAAACATCTTTCCAACATCTCAGAAATATCCTGAGAATCTGTAGTTTTATCTTTCAGGCAGATTCAGAGATTCTTGTCCATGTCTTTGTCACCAGCAGACTAGATTACTGTAACGTCTGTTTTACTGCTCGTCCTGCTGAATCCCTTCAATACCTCCAGTTTATCCAAAATGCAGTCGTCTGTATCTTGACTAGAACCAAAGAGCTGCTTCACTGGCTACCTGACCATTATAGAACTGGTCTATAAAGCACTAAATGGCCCCTGAATATATAAAGTATCTGACATGCTTCCATTTTATCAGCCAGGCAGAGCTCTCAGGTAACCAGGACAGTCTTCTTCTTTCCCAGAGTTCATTCCATCAGGTGACAGATTATTTATTGCTGACGCTCCTGAAGTATGAAACAGTCTGCAGATgatttgtggtttgttttgtttagcttttaactagactgtatgtgtgtgaacgtgtgtgtgtgtaatgtctgCCTGTATCTAACctcatttttactgttttactgttttatcacTCTGTAAAACACTTTCAATTGTTCCTACAGTGATCTTGTGCTTTACAATTAAATTGACTGGACTAAAAGAATGAgtacataaacatatttccctCCATCTCCTGAGACGTcagtaaatgtctcatttatccatcatgttaaatctttatagaaatcctcttactgctctgcagacggtcagccagctcctcctgcttcattctcctcaggaagtgcagtgtgatcttcagaaatgcatctctgctgctcctcctctgctcttcctccttactgtccaacacctcctcatcctccctctgactctctaagcattctgggtaattTGGACTCAGAaccttctgcatcttcttcagctcgttcttcacaaaagtgacgatgttctcctccagcagctggaacagaatactatatgaatgacacaatcaaactgaaaacatgaagcaaacatcagatccatgttggacagactgacaatcCACTGGTCTACAAAGTGCAGCCTGGAGATGATTGTGAACAGAATAGATGTAAAAGTAgttgttgtacatgtacagaccataaatatggagtccaggtgtgtttgatgctgctgggctgactgaccactgggaacctctgagctctcctggtCCACTCTGTGGAGGAATCATGAAGAATGAGCTCACATTGGGCTCTATTTTCCTGAAACAGGGCgcagatccagatccagatccagatccagatccagatccagatccaggTCTTAATTCCTGGCGTGTGGCGTGTgaccaaaacatttttacaatttctCCGACCATCAGCACTGGCTCACTCTGAGCTCAGCCAGGCGTAACATGGAGGAGAGACTGAATACATGAATAGTGGAGGAATGCAGTATATGCAGGTGGAGTCAGGTGGGCTTCAATAATGACCAATCACATGAGCTCCTCTCATCAcctttaaacacagcagcaggtgAAACGGTgagagaggctgagtgagagagaagagtTCACCTCTGTGAAGCAGCTGAAGCTCCAAAATACACCTTCAGGACTcctcaaatattaatatacatcaGTCCAAACATGCTGACAGTggtagaatgaaaataaagctgatgtgttctcatgtgctgcagctgctggcaaACCGGTGCAAACAATTCATACAgaataattaatacatttaaactcCACAGTTCTTATCCTCATCGTTATATTTGAAAGTCCTCATATATGCTTTCAATATCTATAAATAAACATCCAACACTGGGTTTGGAAATTAGCTGGTTAGTGTTTGAAAAGTGCACAAGTTCTATCAGTTTGtccaaatatataaataatgaatgaaggtGTCCACGCTGTGTAAAGTAAGCAGGACTGtgtttaaacctgttttaaaatgttttcaccaacatgttttatttgttcacagCATATAAGATGTTGATGTAGGTCTACTCTGTTTGTTTGGCTATTTTACACACTGATTATATGGACACACGTCCACACACAGAACTGATTACTgctaatatttactttactgtaaGTGGTAAAACTGAAAGCTCACTGTAAAGATCCTCCTGGCATGACAGAAGAAATATTTTGATTCTCTAAACtgaacttttatttaataaaaatgtttggacagatctgatggagctcaggacgCATCCTGAGGACCGCCGCGGTACTTTAAACGATTTATTGTTAAACTCGGAATCTGTGAGCAACAGTTTTCCAGTCTGATGTTTAGAAAATGCAGAACATCAATCACCGTAGATCCTGATCGATCCTGTCGCCTCGTCAGAAGATTTTTGTGCACAGACGCACAAAAAGAAGACTTGCTCCTCAGGAAAACTGCATAAAGACTGTTTGGACCAGCTGGCCCTGAGCCTGTGAAAAATAGAGCCCATTATGTCTCCACACAGAGACGATCACAAGCTGAAGGTCCTTCAAGTGATGTTTGGATGTGAACAGAGACCCAGATGAGCCCTGCAGTGGTAAAGCTTTACTAGTCCTAGAGAAGCCCCTGAGAGCCCTGAACCTCCAACATGCCAGAAGCTCCGGCCCCAAGCAGAGCAGTAGAATAAGTCTGGGTTCAGTTCAGCCAGCGAGTGCAAGACGTGCTGCAGTTTGAGGACGACGCATCAAAGATCCTCCAGGTTGTAGTCAAAGCGGTGGACAGACAGCTTAAGTTATTGTAAGCTTTGCTAACACTGATTACAGCAACATAAAGCAACTCTACTGTCAGCATGTAGACGACAGACTGTAAACCTGTTTTTATTGGCAATAAAAACTCATCATGTCtttcacagtgaaataaatccattaatgccttgtttttatcttgtttctCTGCATCACTGATCACTGTTCATGACATTCAACTGTAATCAATCTGCATTAATGATCAACTGTTGTGTTAATATActaatcattttaattgatttaactAAGACTACTAAGGTTTCTAATATACTTTACATTACTGAGGTTTATTATCTGTTCTGCTGTTTAAAAGTGCAAcaattaaaagttaatttataaTCAATGACCTCAGTTAAAGTGGTGCTGTTCCCAGTGTCTGTTCTGTTATTGATCATCATGTGAAGTGAATGAGTTGATCACCTGACCCCAAACtgtatctttatttattgatctgTCATTGTGGAttatagaaatgtaaaaaaagctGTTTGGTTTAACTGATTTTGTTccttcatgtatgttaatgaggtggacaaaatattaggaacactaaTCAATATAATACAGTCCAGTTCACCAGCAGCACTGCgagctcaataataaacataaagtagaattgaTCATAAAGTTGTTGCATTAGGTTTAACTGGTGTTCGTAATAAAGTGACCAGTGAATctacataaaatgaaacttaTGTCCATAAACCTGTTGCCCTGGTGCATGCTGGGAAGCTTTCCCACACACCTCCTGGACGCTACAGTATCTGAACCTCATTACGTCCTTcgtctttatttttctgctttgcaGCTTTAGTCCATAAACAGTAACTCTACATTAAAGCTCCTTTCAGAGGGAGGTGTTGACCATATGTGGCAATCTGGGGGCTCGTCTGTATGTAAATTAGTCTGAACGAGTACGTTTGATCAGCTCACATGTTCTTGTTGGTTTGAACTGGATCACAGGCTTTGATAAGTGAAGCCCCAGAAACAGTGTGTTCAACAGTCACAACATACATTCAGACATGAATCACAGACGTTTGACTGACAGCTTACTTCTGACCAGCAGGACGTCGTCCTTTAAAGTGAATAATAAGATCCTTTGAGTCGTCGCTCCTgaaggacacacagctggatgGAGATCCAGGAGATTCTGGTCTCTGATGGATCCTGATCCAAAAACAGCaatgatacatttattaaagGTCACATATTCAGTTACATTTCCTGTGATTAACATACTGCACAATTTATAGTTTTAATATTGACAACAACATACTTTTTATCAGATAAAGGATcttgtttaaaatgaacaacAGCATCCTTTGACCGGTCGCTCCTGAAGGACAAACAACtgggtccaggtccaggtccaggttcAGGTCCAGGTTCAGATCCGAGTCCGGGTCCGGGTCTGAGTCCAGGTCCAGGttcaggtccaggtccagcagagtctggtctgtgctgcttctttgttcttcaacacaacacacacagagctttgagtgtgaataatgatggtggagaacagtgatggacagttagagatcctcatctcacctctgagctttggtctggctgtcatgttccccacacagagagcttttagagggagggactccctcctctctgtcctcacactgatccatagcagagaaacaccttcacacaaacacaacaacacattattTCTCATCATTCCTCTCAGtcacatgacaaacacacacagctctgactAAAGTATCTCATCCCCTTCAATACTAAATACACTCATCTGACAGTTTCCATGTTGTTggcactttgagctgcagtgaCATATCTAACAAATCACTTTCACAATGCtcacaatgggcctcatgcaagaagcactcCAACCAAGAGATTTGTTCTTAAGTGACGAGTACGAGTGATTTAAGAGAATTTGTGACTTCACCAATTTTCTGAGACATCTTTCTGAGGTACGAATGAAATTGATGAGTTCAGAGCTGTCTTACGAGTCCTGAACAGACTTACGGTCTTTCTTCACAGTTAAAATATGACACAGAAaccaagtaaaataaaatataaaggtTTATATATTACAGAGGTTTAGGAAGAGAGAATGAAAACGATTTTGCAGGAAGCTTTTGGATGGTTTGAAGACTAGAGGGAAACACTTCATGTTGCTG
Protein-coding sequences here:
- the LOC137170775 gene encoding NLR family CARD domain-containing protein 3-like, with the protein product MDQCEDREEGVPPSKSSLCGEHDSQTKAQRTKKQHRPDSAGPGPEPGPGLRPGPGLGSEPGPEPGPGPGPSCLSFRSDRSKDAVVHFKQDPLSDKKIHQRPESPGSPSSCVSFRSDDSKDLIIHFKGRRPAGQKVDQESSEVPSGQSAQQHQTHLDSIFMLLEENIVTFVKNELKKMQKVLSPNYPECLESQREDEEVLDSKEEEQRRSSRDAFLKITLHFLRRMKQEELADRLQSRTPAGRCQRKLKSNLKKKFQCVFEGIAKAGNPTLLNQIYTELYITEGGTAEVNDEHEVRQIETASRKPDRPETTIRQEDIFKASPGIDEPIRTVMTKGVAGIGKTVLTQKFTLDWAEDKANQDIQFTFPFTFRELNVLKEKKYSLVELVHHFFTETKEAGICRFEEFQVVFIFDGLDECRLPLDFHNNKILTDVTESTSVDVLLTNLIRGKLLPSARLWITTRPAAANQIPSECVSMVTEVRGFTDSQKEEYFRKRFRDEKQASKIISHIKTSRSIHIMCHMPVFCWITATVLEDVLKSIKRRQLPKTLTEMYIHFLVVQSKLKNFKYDGGAETDPHWSPQSRKMIESLGKLAFEQLQKGNLIFYESDLTECGINIRAASVYSGVFTQIFKEERGLYQDKVFCFVHLSVQEFLAALHVHLTFINSGVNLLAGEQTTSQKSETREDKSAEKHLYQSAVDEALKSPNGHLDLFLRFLLGLSLQTNQTLLRGLLTQRGSSSQTNQETVKYIKKKISENLSAERSINLFHCLNELNDDSLVEDIQWYLSSGSVSTDKLSPAQWSALAFTLLSSEKDLNMFDLKKYSASEEVLLRLLPVVKASNKALLNGCNLSERSCAALSSVLSSQSSSLRELDMSNNNLQKLELLSAGLESPHCRLETLRLTDCNLSKRSLEVLSSVLSSQSSSLRELDMSNNNLQELELLSAGLESPHCTLKTLRLSGCLITEEGCASLASALSSNPSHLRELDLSYNHPGASGEKLLSAGLKDPHWRLDTLRLQPAGVRWLTPGLRKYFCQLTLDPNTVNRNLKLSDNNRKVTRVKEDQSYPDHPDRFDYWSQLLCRNDLTGRCYWEVEWRGNVYISVSYRGISRKGDSEDCQFGRNDQSWSLDCSDDVGYSVCHNKRVTSISSSSSSSSSSSSSSVCNRVAVYVDCPAGTLSFYRVSSDTLIHLHTFNTTFTQPLCAGFGVYWSNWFGSSVSLCGL